The window tttacatgtcgaacaaaaaaaagagagagtagaaGACTAGAGAGCTTGGCTCCAAGTTCACAGCTAGCAATGATGGTTGATTTGCTTGATTGCTCTTCAACTTCACGGAGATGGTGCCAGGATCCATAATTAAGCTTTGGCCTAGTCATGCCAGCAGAGGAGCATGACTACACATCTCCTGATAATGTAGAGCCTGCCTTTCTGTTGTCTAAGGTACCCTCCAAGCCTTCTGCA of the Populus nigra chromosome 7, ddPopNigr1.1, whole genome shotgun sequence genome contains:
- the LOC133698374 gene encoding small polypeptide DEVIL 3-like, encoding MKMMSQATMEESKKKMSCRRLGGYLRQQKGRLYIIRRCVVMLLCWHD